One region of Camelina sativa cultivar DH55 chromosome 6, Cs, whole genome shotgun sequence genomic DNA includes:
- the LOC104793760 gene encoding NADH dehydrogenase [ubiquinone] iron-sulfur protein 5-B, protein MASGWGITGNKGRCYDFWMDFSECMSHCREPKDCTLLREDYLECLHHSKEFQRRNRIYKEEQRKLRAASRKGEDAGDGTHTHH, encoded by the exons ATGGCGTCGGGATGGGGAATCACAGGAAACAAAGGGAGATGCTACGATTTCTGGATGGATTTCAGTGAGTGTATGTCTCATTGCAGAGAGCCCAAAGATTGTACTCTTCTCCGTGAAGATTACCTCGAGTGTCTCCACCATTCCAAAGAG TTTCAAAGAAGGAACAGGATATACAAGGAGGAGCAGCGTAAACTAAGAGCAGCTTCCAGGAAAGGTGAAGATGCCGGGGATGGGACTCATACCCATCACTAG
- the LOC104699503 gene encoding autophagy-related protein 18a-like, whose product SIIIVFSLGKKKKKEITHGRPSESKSDKTLSISPPGIFIIESTATVSASPWPPDPTPTSSDASFSSLPLPSEDSNPTSSPSSLLHLSFNQDHGCFAVGTDSGFRVFNCDPFTEIFRRDFDDRGGGGVSVVEMLFRSNILALVGGQYPPNKVMIWDDHLNRCIGELSFRSHVRSVRLRRDRVVVVLDLKVFVYNFADLKLLHQIETTANPKGLCSVSQGAASMLLVCPGLQKRQVRLEHYSPYKTTKFIMAHDSSIACFALTQDGHFLATASSKGTLLRVFNTADATLLQEVRRGADRAEIYSLAFSSNAQWLAVSSDKGTVHVFGLKTNSGSQVKVTSRMAPDATHPAWSPSTSLSLLRGVLPKYFSSEWSVAQFRLVEGTQYVVAFGHEKNTVVIIGMDGSFYKCKYDPVHGGEMYQLEHHNCVKPASVF is encoded by the exons agtattattattgttttcagtttgggtaaaaaaaaaaaaaaagaaatcacgCACGGACGGCCGTCGGAAAGCAAAAGCGACAAAACCCTCTCTATATCTCCACCAGGGATCTTCATCATAGAGTCCACGGCCACCGTCTCCGCCTCCCCTTGGCCACCGGACCCGACTCCCACCTCTTCTGATGCTTCTTTCTCCTCCTTGCCTCTGCCCTCTGAGGATTCCAATCCCACTTCATCACCTTCTTCCTTGCTCCACCTCTCCTTTAACCAGGACCACGGTTGCTTCGCCGTCGGCACCGATTCCGGCTTCCGTGTCTTCAATTGTGATCCCTTCACCGAGATTTTCCGGCGTGATTTTGATGATCGTGGCGGTGGTGGTGTTTCCGTTGTGGAGATGCTTTTCAGAAGCAACATATTGGCTTTGGTTGGTGGTCAGTATCCTCCAAATAAGGTCATGATTTGGGATGATCACCTCAACCGATGCATCGGAGAACTCTCTTTCAGGTCTCATGTTCGTTCTGTTCGCCTTCGGAGGGATCGGGTTGTTGTCGTTCTCGACCTCAAGGTTTTTGTCTACAACTTCGCCGACCTCAAGCTGTTGCACCAGATCGAGACCACTGCAAACCCCAAGGGTCTGTGCTCTGTTTCTCAGGGAGCTGCTTCCATGCTCTTGGTTTGCCCAGGTTTGCAAAAGCGCCAAGTTCGCCTCGAGCATTACTCGCCTTATAAGACGACTAAGTTCATCATGGCTCATGACTCCAGCATTGCTTGCTTTGCCCTCACTCAGGACGGCCACTTTTTGGCTACCGCTAGTTCCAAGGGTACTCTCCTTCGGGTCTTCAATACTGCTGATGCCACCTTGTTGCAGGAGG TTAGAAGAGGTGCAGATAGAGCTGAGATTTATAGTTTGGCCTTCTCGTCAAATGCCCAATGGTTAGCTGTCTCAAGTGACAAAGGAACTGTTCATGTTTTCGGTCTGAAAACGAACTCCGGATCTCAAGTGAAGGTCACATCCCGAATGGCACCTGATGCAACTCACCCTGCTTGGTCACCGTCAACATCTCTATCATTACTTAGAG GTGTGTTGCCAAAGTATTTCAGCTCGGAGTGGTCAGTGGCTCAATTCAGGTTGGTTGAAGGAACTCAATACGTAGTGGCTTTCGGACACGAGAAGAACACTGTGGTGATTATTGGGATGGATGGAAG cttCTACAAATGCAAGTATGATCCAGTGCACGGTGGAGAGATGTATCAGCTAGAGCATCACAACTGTGTGAAGCCCGCTTCTGTTTTCTGA
- the LOC104793761 gene encoding uncharacterized protein LOC104793761, whose protein sequence is MAGATDLCCGDDRRIGDQSEGGCGPGKRGNDEDGSPTPVEVSCSICLELVLDDGTRSKAKLQCGHLFHLDCIGSAFNMKGAMQCPNCRHVEKGQWLYANGSTRPLPDFSFEDWIPEEDLYGLTYPEMQYRVHWCPFGELAQAGSFEELEPATTTTYHNDFHGHHAAAVNHSYLAYVGPGPRTSENNNTDDHPSWISHPNDHFHQLAVAPQYHHHHHSPSFSLPGAHVVDGENDSSAARGISYPHPFLFSHRSNQRTSPAINSHQGSSNQMREHLHTQHHHVFNHPRQHHTNGPTLASPLISVSRRGLPPPPPPMQDQNVGFFVYPPPSSSGGHLEPETDQFHGWERDWFPHFPVPSNHRAVSSLWPRHY, encoded by the exons ATGGCCGGAGCTACAGATTTGTGTTGCGGTGATGATCGCAGAATTGGTGACCAATCGGAGGGTGGATGTGGCCCTGGAAAACGCGGGAACGATGAGGATGGTTCTCCAACTCCTGTCGAAGTCTCATGCTCGATTTGCCTCGAATTGGTGCTCGACGATGGTACCAGATCCAAGGCTAAACTCCAATGTGGTCACCTTTTCCATTTGG ATTGCATTGGATCTGCTTTTAACATGAAAGGAGCCATGCAATGCCCTAACTGTCGTCATGTCGAAAAGGGTCAGTGGTTGTATGCTAATGGCTCTACTCGCCCGCTTCCTGACTTTTCCTTCGAAGATTGGATCCCCGAAGAAGACTTGTATGGTTTAACTTATCCCGAAATG CAATATCGGGTCCATTGGTGCCCGTTTGGTGAACTCGCTCAAGCAGGTTCTTTCGA GGAACTGGAACCTGCTACCACTACAACAT ACCATAATGATTTCCATGGACACCACGCCGCTGCTGTCAATCATTCGTATCTTGCTTACGTTGGACCGGGACCGAGAACTAGCGAGAACAACAACACTGATGATCATCCCTCCTGGATCAGCCACCCTAACGATCACTTTCACCAGCTTGCTGTTGCTCCccagtatcatcatcatcatcattccccATCGTTTTCTCTACCCGGTGCTCATGTCGTTGATGGTGAAAATGACTCTTCAGCAGCACGTGGCATATCTTATCCACACCCATTTCTTTTTAGTCACCG GTCTAATCAAAGAACCTCACCAGCAATTAACAGTCACCAAGGAAGCAGCAACCAAATGCGCGAACACCTTCATACACAACATCATCATGTTTTTAATCATCCGAGGCAACATCATACCAATGGTCCCACTCTCGCATCGCCTCTCATCTCTGTGTCAAGAAGGGGattaccaccaccaccgccaccgaTGCAGGATCAGAACGTTGGATTCTTTGTTTATCCACCACCAAGCTCATCAGGTGGACACCTTGAACCAGAAACCGATCAATTTCATGGTTGGGAGAGAGACTGGTTTCCACATTTCCCTGTCCCTTCGAATCACCGCGCAGTCTCTAGCTTATGGCCGAGACACTACTGA
- the LOC104793762 gene encoding universal stress protein PHOS34-like produces the protein MATGDEKSVMVVGVDDSEQSIYALEWTLDRFFVPYAPNYPFKLFIVHAKPNAVSAVGLAGPGTAEVVPYVDADLKHTAAKVVDKAKSICQSKSVHGVVIEVFEGDARNILCEVVDKHHASILVVGSHGYGAIKRAVLGSTSDYCAHHAHCSVMIVKKPKIKA, from the exons ATGGCAACCGGAGATGAGAAATCGGTGATGGTAGTGGGAGTCGACGACAGCGAGCAGAGCATTTACGCCTTGGAGTGGACGCTCGATCGCTTCTTCGTTCCTTACGCTCCCAATTACCCCTTCAAGCTCTTCATCGTCCACGCCAAACCTAACGCCGTCTCTGCCGTTGGTCTCGCTGGTCCCG GAACTGCGGAGGTTGTGCCTTATGTTGATGCCGATTTGAAGCACACGGCTGCTAAGGTTGTCGACAAAGCCAAATCAATCTGTCAGTCCAAATCG GTTCATGGGGTGGTGATCGAAGTATTCGAAGGCGATGCAAGGAATATCCTATGCGAAGTTGTAGATAAACACCATGCTTCTATTCTTGTTGTGGGCAGCCATGGATATGGAGCTATCAAGag GGCGGTACTCGGGAGCACGAGCGACTACTGCGCTCATCACGCTCATTGCTCGGTCATGATCGTGAAGAAGCCTAAGATCAAGGCTTGA
- the LOC104793759 gene encoding DExH-box ATP-dependent RNA helicase DExH8-like, protein MTVSSPTSSSSSSESLPLPSSNFASLPIMAMKKRIVEKILENRVTLIVGDPGCGKSSQVPQFLLEANMAPILCTQPRRFAVVAVAKMVAKSRNSDLGGEIGYHIGHSKILTQGSKILFKTAGVLLDEMLDKGLNALKYKVIILDEVHERSVESDLVLVCVKQFLMKNNDLRVVLMSATADITRYRDYFKELGRGERVEVVAIPSPDQRKIFQRRVLYLEQVAGLLGVSTDLSAYCPGPSPSSADTEIKPELQNLIHDLILYIHEKEPDIEKSILVFLPTYYSLEQQWYQLQPFHASFEVHILHRSIDTEKALAAMKICRSRRKVILATNIAESSVTIPKVAYVIDSCRSLQVFWDGLRKRDAVQLVWVSRSQAEQRRGRTGRTCDGEVYRLVPSAFFNKLEEHEPPAILKLSLRQQVLHICCTESRAINDANALLAKAMDPPEPDVIDDALSMLLSIRKSHRGRYEPTFYGRLLASFPLSFDASILVVKFGEMGMLREGILLGVLMDTQPLPISHPFGDDSRFLEYVDHYFGGSKTISGGRREVVLMANFCAFQFWQRVFKDKHRLGNLKQLLSKEKDKDPKLKFSEMEQEWCGLHNIVPSSFHHVSEMYEDTLGSFHRFRPQFISSSDSLTTYYNPNEFDHTCYIECQPSEGIYLHSEEEDQSPPEVRKCVSVPFIPPNAFQANAIAKTMASIIKEIRTQGTPSESENDHGAIEPEDYIENGEAPVCVYFLNGFCNRGDQCTFSHTLQSTRPACKFFASLQGCRYGESCLYSHVMQRRTKSYSPPPQCLPEGDDSSTSPLLDLFPTSSEGCILVFDDSDMHFTSSIANRYPSWKILSTSSSSETLFCDSSLADARIFWGLNHPYQTIISKAGGENPIPWKEVKCVLWFLNPESYAETPERQKTILQNFFEYMAIRILGDNLYEIRVILTMNNVRFSLLQVEKVARDSFFFLGESFPHNSIIFGELPDTLTIQKPMLVSRPTSYVFDLHPPTNTQFGVCTSLIHNK, encoded by the exons ATGACGGTTTCTTCACcgacttcgtcttcttcctcttcggaATCTTTACCTCTGCCTTCCTCTAACTTCGCCTCGCTTCCGATTAtggcgatgaagaagagaatcgTCGAGAAAATCCTCGAGAATCGCGTCACTCTCATCGTCGGCGACCCTGGATGCG GGAAGAGTTCACAAGTTCCACAGTTCCTTCTGGAAGCAAACATGGCTCCCATTTTGTGTACACAGCCACGGAGGTTTGCGGTTGTAGCTGTTGCTAAGATGGTTGCTAAGTCTCGCAACTCTGATTTAGGTGGAGAAATTGGTTACCACATTGGCCATTCTAAGATTTTGACCCAAGG GTCGAAAATTCTCTTCAAAACTGCTGGAGTTCTGTTGGATGAAATGCTAGACAAAGGGTTGAATGCACTCAAGTACAAGGTTATCATTCTTGATGAAGTCCATGAAAGATCTGTGGAGTCCGATCTTGTTCTTGTCTGTGTTAAGCAGTTTCTCATGAAGAACAACGACCTCAG GGTGGTCTTGATGTCTGCAACTGCTGATATAACGAGGTACAGAGACTACTTTAAAGAACTCGGCAGGGGTGAACGCGTTGAAGTAGTTGCTATTCCTAGCCCTGACCAAAGAAAAATCTTCCAGAGAAGAGTATTATATCTTGAGCAG GTTGCAGGATTGCTTGGTGTGAGTACTGATTTGTCAGCTTACTGTCCTGGTCCAAGTCCTTCTTCAGCTGATACTGAAATCAAACCTGAACTGCAGAATCTTATTCATGATCTCATCTTATATATCCATGAAAAGGAACCAGACATTGAGAAGAGTATTTTGGTTTTCCTTCCAACATACTACTCACTTGAGCAGCAATGGTATCAATTGCAACCGTTTCACGCATCTTTTGAGGTTCACATATTGCACCGAAGCATTGACACCGAGAAAGCCTTGGCGGCTATGAAGATATGCAGATCCCGACGCAAG GTGATATTGGCTACAAATATTGCGGAATCTTCGGTAACAATACCCAAAGTAGCGTATGTCATTGACTCGTGCCGGTCTCTGCAAGTGTTCTGGGATGGACTCAGAAAAAGAGACGCAGTTCAGCTTGTTTGGGTTTCTAGATCTCAG GCTGAGCAACGTAGAGGGAGGACAGGTCGAACATGTGATGGTGAAGTGTATCGCCTGGTGCCGAGTGCGTTTTTTAACAAGCTTGAAGAACATGAGCCCCCAGCTATTCTTAAGCTGTCATTGAGACAACAAGTTCTCCATATTTGCTGCACAGAATCCAGAGCCATTAATGACGCAAATG CGTTGCTGGCAAAAGCTATGGATCCACCAGAGCCAGATGTCATTGATGATGCATTAAGTATGCTATTAAGCATACGA AAATCGCATAGGGGTCGTTACGAGCCCACATTTTATGGACGGTTGCTTGCTAGCTTCCCATTGTCCTTTGATGCATCTATTCTGGTCGTCAAGTTTGGTGAAATGGGAATGCTAAGAGAAGGGATTCTGTTGGGTGTCCTGATGGATACCCAACCGCTTCCTATCAGTCATCCTTTTGGAGATGATTCACGG TTTCTAGAGTATGTTGACCACTATTTTGGTGGTAGCAAGACCATTTCTGGTGGGCGGAGGGAGGTGGTACTCATGGCAAACTTTTGTGCTTTTCAGTTTTGGCAGCGTGTCTTTAAg GACAAGCATCGTCTTGGAAACTTGAAACAACTTCTgtcaaaagagaaagataaagatcCCAAGTTGAAGTTTTCTGAGATGGAACAAGAATGGTGTGGTCTCCACAATATTGTCCCGTCATCTTTCCATCATGTGTCTGAGATGT ATGAAGATACACTTGGCTCATTTCATCGTTTCAGACCTCAATTCATCAGTTCTTCTGATTCTCTAACAACCTATTACAATCCAAATGAATTTGATCACACATGCTATATTGAGTGCCAACCCAGTGAAGGTATATATCTACACTCTGAGGAGGAAGATCAATCACCTCCTGAAGTAAGAAAATGTGTATCGGTGCCGTTTATTCCTCCTAACGCATTCCAAGCTAATGCTATTGCAAAAACCATGGCCAGCATAATCAAAGAG ATAAGAACTCAGGGCACACCATCTGAATCTGAAAATGACCATGGAGCAATCGAACCTGAGGATTACATTGAGAATGGAGAGGCCCCAGTCTGTGTATATTTCCTGAATGGATTTTGCAACCGTGGTGACCAGTGCACGTTCAGTCATACTCTTCAGTCAACAAGACCAGCCTGCAAATTTTTCGCGTCATTGCAG GGGTGTCGATATGGAGAATCGTGTTTGTATTCACATGTCATGCAAAGACGGACAAAATCGTACTCTCCCCCTCCCCAATGCCTTCCAGAAGGAGATGACTCTTCCACATCGCCTCTGCTGGATTTGTTTCCAACTTCTTCTGAGGGGTGTATCCTTGTGTTTGATGACTCTGACATGCATTTCACATCAAGTATAGCCAATAGGTATCCGTCCTGGAAGATACTCtccacatcatcttcatcagagACGCTGTTTTGTGATTCATCACTTGCAGACGCAAGAATCTTCTGGGGTCTGAATCATCCCTACCAGACCATCATCTCAAAAGCAGGAGGGGAGAACCCAATCCCGTGGAAGGAAGTGAAATGCGTGCTGTGGTTCCTTAATCCAGAAAGCTACGCTGAAACTCCTGAGAGACAGAAAACTATTCTGCAGAATTTCTTCGAGTACATGGCGATCAGAATACTTGGTGATAATCTTTACGAAATCCGAGTAATTCTCACAATGAACAACGTCAGATTCTCACTCTTacag gtGGAGAAAGTAGCCAGagacagcttcttcttccttggagAGTCTTTCCCACATAACTCAATAATCTTTGGTGAATTGCCAGACACATTAACCATCCAGAAGCCTATGCTAGTCTCCAGACCAACCTCTTATGTCTTTGATCTCCATCCCCCTACTAACACCCAGTTTGGTGTCTGCACCTCTCTTATTCACAACAAATGA